From Chryseobacterium gallinarum, one genomic window encodes:
- a CDS encoding head GIN domain-containing protein, with translation MKTRTLFIFSALAVLASCNERHEKKNREKSDWVEKVVNKESGPIEQKEFTGNFDEIQVSQAIDAEVIKSETERVVISAPRSIINEVLVDNEGGKLHIHYKRGIRVMNINNVTAKIYTKDFTKLGVDSAAKITVKDKFTQDKTDIEVSSAGSISGDIEANELGINADSSSNFTGKIWAVNLDIETSSGSSISISGKAKHADINSSSGSSVSAQQVIADNVEADASSGASIEISATTTAKASASSGGSVDIARKGELKTVSKEENSGGSVNIQ, from the coding sequence ATGAAAACAAGGACTCTTTTTATTTTTTCAGCCTTAGCGGTTTTAGCCTCATGCAATGAAAGACATGAGAAGAAAAACAGGGAAAAAAGTGATTGGGTAGAGAAAGTGGTCAATAAAGAAAGTGGGCCTATAGAGCAAAAAGAGTTCACCGGAAATTTTGATGAAATCCAGGTTTCTCAAGCTATAGATGCAGAAGTAATCAAATCCGAAACAGAAAGGGTAGTGATTTCTGCTCCTCGAAGTATTATCAATGAAGTTCTTGTAGATAATGAAGGTGGAAAGCTGCATATTCATTATAAACGTGGGATCAGGGTAATGAATATTAATAATGTTACAGCCAAAATTTATACTAAAGATTTTACGAAACTCGGTGTGGACTCTGCCGCAAAAATTACAGTGAAAGATAAATTTACCCAGGATAAAACAGATATTGAAGTATCAAGTGCAGGAAGTATTTCCGGGGACATTGAAGCCAATGAACTGGGAATTAATGCAGACAGCAGCAGTAATTTTACCGGTAAAATATGGGCTGTAAATCTTGATATTGAAACTTCATCAGGATCAAGTATCAGTATTTCAGGGAAAGCTAAACATGCTGACATCAACTCTTCTTCCGGAAGCAGTGTTTCAGCTCAACAAGTAATTGCAGATAATGTAGAAGCCGATGCATCCAGTGGAGCGAGTATAGAAATCAGTGCAACCACTACAGCCAAAGCAAGTGCCTCTTCGGGGGGAAGTGTGGATATTGCCAGAAAAGGAGAGCTTAAAACCGTTAGTAAGGAAGAAAACAGCGGAGGAAGCGTCAATATTCAATAA
- a CDS encoding SPW repeat domain-containing protein, giving the protein MISSKIHAVLDYLMGALLIAIPWLLGFADHSAATVLPVILGVSTIIYSLLTDYEYAIAPAFSFQGHLLLDLMSAALLLISPWLFGFNETIYWPHFILGAFEIVIVLLTTKTPPDTKFTIRST; this is encoded by the coding sequence ATGATTTCATCAAAAATCCATGCCGTCCTTGACTACCTTATGGGCGCGCTACTCATAGCCATTCCCTGGCTGTTAGGGTTTGCAGATCACAGTGCTGCAACAGTTTTGCCGGTTATATTGGGGGTTTCGACTATTATTTACAGTCTGCTCACAGATTATGAATATGCTATAGCTCCTGCGTTTTCCTTTCAAGGACATTTGCTCCTCGACCTTATGTCAGCGGCTCTTTTATTGATTTCACCATGGTTATTTGGTTTTAATGAGACAATATACTGGCCCCATTTCATTCTGGGCGCCTTTGAAATTGTAATTGTTCTCCTTACTACCAAAACGCCTCCTGATACAAAGTTTACCATCAGAAGCACTTAG